In bacterium, the following are encoded in one genomic region:
- a CDS encoding heavy metal-binding domain-containing protein gives MTITTTPGIEGKTIQEYKGIVTGEAILGANIFKDIFAGIRDIVGGRSATYENELRNAKDIALREMQERAASMGANAIVGVDLDYENLGANGGMLMVTASGTAVVVG, from the coding sequence ATGACGATTACAACCACACCCGGCATCGAGGGCAAGACCATTCAGGAATACAAGGGCATCGTCACCGGCGAAGCCATCCTCGGAGCCAATATTTTCAAGGACATCTTCGCAGGTATCCGTGATATCGTCGGTGGAAGGTCCGCGACCTATGAAAACGAGCTGCGCAATGCGAAGGATATCGCCCTGCGGGAAATGCAGGAACGCGCAGCATCTATGGGCGCAAATGCCATCGTCGGCGTCGATCTCGACTATGAAAATCTTGGCGCAAACGGCGGTATGCTCATGGTTACCGCCAGTGGCACTGCAGTGGTCGTAGGCTAA
- a CDS encoding chloride channel protein — protein MQSFLENISNRILDLRVGLERYFHRFRGTEHTFMVIVAVIIGLLGGLGAVAIQWLIKLCQKLFWGEWALTLDFLNTVPIFWKIAIPVIGSAIVGAVVYYFSKEAKGHGVPEVMEAIALQDGKIRPRVVIAKLFASSVYIGAGGSVGREGPVIQIGSSIGSALGQLLRVNPRRTKTFVACGAASGIAAAFNAPVAGALFSVEIILGDFGVAQFSPIVISSVIATVVSRHFLGDFPAFEVPAYHLVSPFELLPYAVLGILSGIVALLFTKTLYRLEDFFDDLKLNGILKTMIGGLIIGGMGVFVPHIYGVGYDTMNAALLGHLSWVTMLLLIFAKIFATSVSLGSGGSGGVFAPSLFLGTMTGGFFGALVHMLMPQYSASSGAYSLVGMGAVVAGATHAPITAILIIFEMTNDYKIILPLMIASIIATVFTTKMSRESIYTLKLLRKGIDLFAGRDVNLLRHHRVRDVLRRDENIILNSTSLPALLQTMLDGKHEEYFVVDQNDSLQGVITLQQAKEFIADRDIPPELVIASDLMRTNVECLQPDDNLDLVMHQFGRIDSRQLPVVENEKNRKLLGRVRAKDVIDMYNKEIFKKDLAGGMHSIVSGMERGRTIDVFETHQIVETKVPDQFIGKTIKELDVRNRYGVQLILIRKEAETGAMDSVDPAERQGTIPDADYVFEEGDDVLLLGEKESIERFRHDNPRD, from the coding sequence TTGCAATCCTTTCTAGAGAACATTTCCAACCGGATCCTCGACCTGCGCGTCGGGCTTGAGCGCTATTTCCATCGCTTCCGAGGCACCGAGCATACCTTCATGGTCATTGTCGCGGTGATCATCGGACTGCTGGGTGGACTCGGCGCCGTCGCCATACAATGGCTGATCAAACTCTGCCAGAAACTTTTCTGGGGTGAGTGGGCGCTTACGCTGGATTTCCTGAACACGGTCCCGATTTTCTGGAAAATTGCGATCCCTGTTATCGGAAGTGCGATCGTAGGTGCCGTGGTGTACTACTTCTCGAAGGAAGCAAAAGGACACGGAGTGCCGGAAGTGATGGAAGCCATTGCGCTCCAGGACGGCAAGATTCGTCCCCGCGTGGTCATCGCGAAACTCTTCGCTTCTTCCGTCTACATCGGGGCAGGGGGATCTGTCGGACGCGAGGGACCGGTGATTCAGATCGGGTCATCCATCGGTTCTGCACTCGGACAATTGCTGCGCGTCAATCCACGGAGGACCAAGACCTTTGTCGCCTGCGGAGCGGCATCCGGCATCGCTGCTGCGTTCAACGCACCGGTGGCCGGCGCACTGTTCAGCGTCGAAATCATTCTCGGAGATTTTGGTGTCGCACAGTTCAGTCCCATTGTGATCTCCTCCGTGATCGCAACCGTCGTCTCACGACATTTTCTCGGTGATTTCCCGGCATTTGAGGTACCCGCGTATCACCTGGTGAGTCCGTTCGAACTTCTCCCCTATGCCGTCCTCGGCATTCTGTCAGGTATCGTTGCTCTGCTCTTCACAAAAACGCTCTACCGACTCGAAGATTTCTTCGACGACCTCAAGCTGAATGGCATTTTGAAAACCATGATCGGTGGGTTGATCATCGGAGGTATGGGCGTCTTCGTGCCGCATATCTACGGTGTGGGATACGATACCATGAATGCTGCCCTGCTCGGACACCTTTCCTGGGTCACCATGCTGCTGCTGATTTTCGCGAAGATATTCGCCACCAGCGTCAGTCTGGGTTCGGGCGGATCAGGCGGTGTGTTTGCTCCATCGCTCTTCCTCGGGACCATGACGGGTGGATTTTTCGGGGCACTCGTCCATATGCTCATGCCCCAGTATTCCGCCTCCTCCGGGGCATACTCGCTCGTGGGAATGGGCGCTGTGGTCGCCGGCGCGACTCACGCACCCATCACCGCTATCCTGATCATTTTTGAAATGACTAATGATTACAAAATCATCCTGCCCCTGATGATCGCTTCGATCATCGCGACCGTCTTCACCACGAAGATGTCACGTGAGTCAATCTACACGCTTAAATTGCTGCGCAAGGGTATCGATCTTTTCGCGGGGCGAGATGTGAACCTTTTGCGTCATCACCGTGTGCGAGATGTGCTCCGCCGCGATGAGAACATTATCCTCAACAGCACTTCTCTTCCCGCACTGCTGCAGACCATGCTCGATGGGAAGCATGAAGAGTATTTCGTCGTAGATCAGAACGACAGTTTGCAGGGCGTGATCACCCTGCAACAGGCAAAGGAGTTCATAGCAGACAGGGATATCCCACCTGAACTCGTGATCGCATCGGATCTCATGCGCACGAACGTCGAGTGCCTGCAGCCTGATGACAACCTCGATCTCGTCATGCATCAATTCGGCCGCATCGACAGCCGGCAGCTTCCCGTCGTCGAAAATGAGAAGAATCGCAAGCTGCTTGGACGCGTGCGTGCCAAGGACGTGATCGACATGTACAACAAGGAAATCTTCAAGAAAGATCTGGCGGGGGGAATGCACTCCATCGTATCCGGTATGGAACGCGGCCGCACGATAGATGTCTTCGAGACACATCAGATCGTGGAAACGAAAGTCCCCGACCAGTTCATCGGCAAAACCATCAAGGAACTCGATGTGCGTAACCGATACGGGGTGCAGTTGATTCTCATCCGGAAAGAGGCCGAGACAGGTGCCATGGATTCAGTAGACCCTGCGGAACGTCAGGGCACCATTCCGGATGCCGACTACGTATTCGAGGAAGGAGATGACGTTCTGCTTCTCGGGGAAAAGGAAAGCATTGAAAGGTTCAGGCACGACAATCCACGTGACTGA
- a CDS encoding GHKL domain-containing protein: MHFAHYRSSEGLPQQTVTCIMQDSRGFLWVGTREGLCRFDGSRFMVYREMQGNIPVLSDDFISALHEDRHGLLWIGTWHGLTSYDPKEQQWTRYRHDPTDPRSLSDDRVTAFHEDADGVLWIATCNGLNRLTVAGNFERVKYRRLAQAKRDSIWSLAGDARGRLWIGTANDGLHTYDPASGTGKPYTVRDTSQGLPATEIRSLLFDRDQRLWIGSGAGATVLHKDGRIEQLHFEGGDNQRITALINLREGGVCMGVLGAGVLHWSAPGVLERHYRHDETIPGSLSTNYVLSIFEDRSGNVWTGTSNGGLNRCNLLTEQFSHLRNIGGGESRPEDRMVWALTTTNDGSLWIATDYGIHIRTSGQGQWRYIGKHAGAVVSSRSWHTWSLLTDSKGRVWAGGENGLDCYQPKGDRIERIPVPYTELAGNQIFTMLESKDGSLWIGSDHGVYVIPADGSALRQYLGKSEATGAAAVQPWCMLESSNGKIWIGTNVRGFYTFDPEKKKWTHYDQEPGGISSSSITCMLEADDGSVWMGSVGGGLHRVDSLDMHITRLTEQDGLANNTVYGLLQDEAGRFWMSSNHGISVYDPRDRSVINFRVSDGLQAEEFNQGAAARGPDGRMYFGGGNGINSFIPSQIKRNRAVPPVAITAVNVQQRRRGGLVLLPQTSGVEYELSAGTSFLTIDFAALDLTDPERNEYSWMMEGVQDTWTDSTHMRRAMFPGLTPGRYTFKVRGSNNHGAWNNTGAQITFIIPAPWYATTWFRILVVLLLIAVVVLIVRSRRRANRRRFNEQAQQQMQLTAELRSREDELLVSREALAEAVDALRSTQTKLTYASKLASLGQMTAGIAHEIKNPINFVNNFAFSSIDIAQELREELEEGDSDEGPLAERIAPLIDELVMSAEKISEHGARVDRIVRSMLLHSHGKAGEAEPVKLNEFLDQYVTLAFHGMRAQVQDFTVEIIRDYDDSITTIPLVQQDVARVFVNLLNNAFQAVNEKAGSAGDAFEPTVHVTSRRVDNFAVVRVEDNGNGVPEHLQQKIFEPFFTTKAAGSGTGLGLSLSHEVIVKGHGGKLRYETSELGGACFVISLPLN; encoded by the coding sequence ATGCACTTTGCGCATTACCGGAGCAGTGAAGGACTCCCGCAGCAGACAGTCACCTGCATTATGCAGGACAGCAGGGGATTTCTCTGGGTGGGAACCCGCGAAGGACTGTGTCGATTCGATGGCTCCCGCTTCATGGTGTATCGTGAAATGCAGGGGAATATACCGGTTCTCTCAGACGACTTCATTTCGGCACTGCATGAAGACCGTCATGGCCTTCTGTGGATCGGGACCTGGCATGGGCTCACCAGCTATGATCCGAAAGAACAGCAATGGACCCGCTACAGGCACGACCCAACCGATCCCAGGAGCCTGAGTGATGACAGAGTGACGGCATTCCATGAGGATGCCGATGGTGTTCTCTGGATCGCAACCTGTAACGGCCTGAACAGGCTGACGGTCGCGGGAAACTTTGAACGCGTCAAATACCGTAGGCTTGCGCAGGCGAAACGGGACTCGATCTGGAGTCTTGCCGGGGATGCCCGTGGCCGCCTCTGGATCGGTACCGCGAACGACGGTCTTCACACATATGACCCGGCATCCGGAACGGGCAAACCCTATACCGTGCGTGATACATCGCAGGGCCTGCCTGCCACTGAAATCCGGAGTCTGCTGTTCGACAGAGACCAACGTCTCTGGATCGGCAGTGGAGCGGGCGCAACTGTTTTGCATAAAGATGGGCGCATCGAACAGCTCCATTTCGAGGGTGGGGATAATCAGCGGATTACCGCGCTGATCAATCTCCGGGAAGGTGGTGTCTGCATGGGGGTCCTCGGTGCCGGGGTTCTGCACTGGTCCGCCCCCGGTGTACTGGAGAGGCATTACCGGCATGACGAGACGATACCGGGCAGCCTGAGCACCAATTACGTCCTCTCCATTTTTGAAGATCGATCGGGGAATGTATGGACGGGGACGTCCAACGGCGGCCTGAATCGCTGCAATCTGCTTACAGAGCAGTTCTCTCATCTGCGCAATATCGGAGGAGGCGAGTCCCGCCCCGAAGACCGGATGGTCTGGGCCCTGACCACGACGAATGACGGCAGTCTGTGGATCGCAACAGATTACGGAATCCACATACGCACATCCGGGCAGGGGCAATGGCGTTATATCGGCAAACATGCCGGTGCCGTCGTATCCAGCAGGAGCTGGCATACCTGGTCACTGCTCACCGATAGTAAAGGTCGGGTGTGGGCCGGTGGTGAGAACGGACTCGATTGCTATCAGCCGAAGGGGGACCGCATCGAAAGAATTCCCGTCCCGTATACGGAACTGGCTGGCAATCAGATATTCACCATGCTCGAAAGCAAAGACGGCTCGCTGTGGATAGGCAGCGATCACGGCGTATACGTCATCCCCGCGGATGGTTCTGCATTGCGTCAATATCTCGGTAAATCGGAAGCAACCGGTGCAGCCGCCGTGCAGCCATGGTGCATGCTGGAAAGCTCCAATGGCAAGATCTGGATAGGAACGAATGTGAGGGGCTTCTACACGTTCGATCCTGAAAAGAAAAAGTGGACGCATTACGATCAGGAGCCGGGAGGCATCAGCAGCAGTAGTATTACCTGTATGCTGGAAGCGGATGATGGGTCAGTATGGATGGGAAGTGTCGGCGGGGGATTGCATCGCGTCGACTCTCTCGATATGCATATCACACGGCTGACCGAGCAGGATGGACTTGCGAATAATACTGTGTACGGTCTGCTGCAGGATGAGGCGGGACGCTTCTGGATGAGCAGTAATCATGGTATCTCAGTCTATGACCCGCGAGATCGCAGCGTGATAAATTTCAGGGTCAGTGATGGACTGCAGGCCGAGGAGTTCAACCAGGGAGCGGCCGCAAGAGGTCCTGACGGACGCATGTATTTCGGGGGCGGGAATGGTATAAACAGCTTCATCCCCTCACAGATTAAGCGGAACCGGGCTGTTCCGCCCGTGGCTATCACAGCTGTCAACGTTCAGCAGCGGCGCAGGGGTGGACTGGTCCTTCTACCGCAGACTTCCGGGGTGGAATATGAACTTTCGGCGGGAACGTCTTTTCTGACGATCGACTTTGCAGCGCTTGATCTCACTGACCCCGAACGCAATGAATACAGCTGGATGATGGAAGGTGTGCAGGATACATGGACCGACAGCACACATATGCGCAGGGCCATGTTTCCCGGACTCACACCCGGACGCTACACCTTCAAAGTGAGGGGAAGCAACAATCATGGCGCATGGAATAATACGGGAGCGCAGATCACGTTCATCATTCCCGCTCCCTGGTATGCCACCACGTGGTTCAGGATTCTCGTCGTTCTTTTACTGATCGCAGTTGTGGTGCTGATTGTGCGATCCAGGCGCAGGGCGAACAGGAGGCGGTTCAATGAGCAGGCGCAGCAGCAAATGCAGCTTACGGCGGAACTGCGTTCGCGCGAGGACGAACTTCTCGTGAGCCGCGAAGCGCTCGCGGAAGCCGTTGACGCACTGCGAAGTACACAGACAAAGCTGACCTATGCCAGCAAATTGGCTTCGCTCGGACAGATGACGGCGGGAATTGCACATGAGATCAAGAACCCGATCAACTTTGTAAATAACTTCGCCTTCTCGTCGATCGATATTGCACAGGAATTGCGTGAGGAACTGGAGGAAGGAGACTCGGATGAGGGTCCGCTGGCCGAGCGCATCGCGCCGCTGATTGACGAGCTGGTGATGAGCGCCGAAAAGATTTCAGAGCATGGCGCACGCGTGGATCGCATCGTCCGCTCCATGCTTCTGCATTCGCATGGAAAAGCCGGAGAAGCCGAGCCGGTCAAACTCAATGAGTTCCTCGACCAATATGTGACGTTGGCCTTCCATGGCATGCGTGCGCAGGTGCAGGACTTTACCGTTGAAATCATTCGCGACTACGATGACAGCATCACCACGATTCCTCTCGTGCAGCAGGATGTCGCCCGCGTCTTCGTGAATCTGCTGAACAACGCATTCCAGGCTGTGAACGAGAAGGCGGGTAGTGCGGGAGATGCATTTGAACCCACGGTTCATGTCACCTCGAGGCGGGTAGACAATTTCGCAGTCGTACGTGTTGAGGACAACGGGAACGGTGTGCCGGAACACCTGCAGCAGAAAATCTTTGAACCGTTTTTCACGACGAAAGCCGCAGGAAGTGGTACGGGACTGGGACTCTCCCTGAGTCACGAGGTCATTGTGAAGGGACACGGAGGGAAGCTTCGCTACGAAACGTCGGAACTCGGTGGTGCCTGTTTTGTGATCAGTCTCCCTCTGAATTGA
- a CDS encoding ATP-binding cassette domain-containing protein — translation MLELRNIAKSFDGHGSERIHALEPLSLSFQEGDFIVIVGSNGSGKSTLLNLISGSESVDAGSIILDGKDVTAQPEHLRARDIGRVFQNPFRGTVPDMTVEENLALAARRGKPFDLGFALTRELRDEIYDRLSGLGIGLETRMKQPISTLSGGQRQVVTMLMATWQEPKLLLLDEHTAALDPQSADLVLKITGHIVSTGHLTVLMVTHSMQHAVHFGDRLLMMHRGRISMDISGSEKNRAQPSELINRFEELRRAELLDQSVGQLLMEQYI, via the coding sequence ATGCTTGAACTGCGCAATATCGCGAAGTCTTTCGATGGACACGGCTCTGAACGCATCCATGCACTTGAGCCACTCTCTCTCAGTTTCCAGGAAGGGGATTTCATTGTCATTGTGGGATCGAACGGCTCGGGAAAGTCCACGCTCCTGAATCTCATTTCAGGAAGTGAATCCGTAGATGCGGGAAGCATTATTCTTGACGGGAAGGACGTCACCGCGCAGCCAGAGCATCTGCGGGCGAGGGATATTGGTCGTGTATTTCAAAACCCGTTCCGTGGCACCGTCCCTGATATGACGGTGGAGGAGAATCTCGCACTGGCGGCCCGCCGCGGAAAGCCCTTTGATCTCGGATTTGCCCTCACCAGAGAATTGCGCGATGAGATTTATGATCGTCTGTCAGGACTCGGGATCGGACTCGAAACGCGGATGAAGCAGCCGATTTCCACGCTCTCTGGCGGACAGCGTCAGGTCGTCACCATGCTCATGGCGACATGGCAGGAACCGAAGCTGCTGCTGCTCGATGAACATACCGCGGCACTGGATCCCCAGAGTGCTGACCTGGTGCTGAAAATTACCGGACATATCGTCAGTACGGGGCACCTGACCGTCCTGATGGTTACCCATTCGATGCAGCATGCTGTGCACTTTGGCGATCGCCTGCTGATGATGCACAGGGGACGCATCTCAATGGATATCAGCGGGAGCGAGAAAAACCGCGCTCAACCAAGTGAACTTATCAACCGGTTTGAGGAGTTGCGTCGCGCTGAGCTGCTTGATCAATCCGTGGGGCAACTGCTGATGGAGCAATACATTTGA
- a CDS encoding ABC transporter permease, translated as MMIVLIGALAMGFMFAPLAMGVFLSYRILRFPDVTVDGSFVLGAVIAARLIDLGMDPISATVLGALGGIGSGMMTGLLITRFKIERMLAGILVAMALYGINLIILTQGSFAYEGHITLYEYARDLAEAVFGTRYVTQGLGVQYSPARLVSMLFSGGMVLVLSTAMVLFFRTRFGLAMRAAGSNGQATRAVGANVSLHIVATLAVSNALAALTGAIWTQYYGSVALTDGVGYIVIGLACVLIGETFLKNRTFAVRLLSAILGATIYELIRSLLMYTGLTGDYFKLISTIIVLLALLVPDRVRALRQRRIEQRSAA; from the coding sequence ATGATGATCGTGCTGATCGGCGCCCTGGCAATGGGCTTCATGTTCGCGCCTCTCGCGATGGGCGTGTTCCTTTCCTATCGCATCCTCCGTTTCCCGGATGTTACTGTTGATGGATCGTTCGTGCTCGGGGCGGTGATTGCGGCACGTTTAATAGATCTGGGAATGGACCCGATTTCCGCCACCGTTCTCGGCGCTCTTGGCGGGATTGGCAGCGGCATGATGACCGGACTGCTCATCACCCGCTTCAAGATTGAACGCATGCTCGCGGGTATTCTCGTGGCCATGGCGCTTTACGGGATCAACCTCATTATTCTCACACAGGGATCCTTCGCATACGAAGGCCATATCACTCTGTATGAATATGCCCGTGACCTGGCGGAGGCCGTGTTTGGGACACGCTATGTCACCCAGGGGCTGGGTGTGCAGTACTCCCCTGCGCGACTCGTCTCCATGCTGTTCTCCGGGGGCATGGTGCTGGTACTCTCAACAGCCATGGTCCTGTTCTTTCGCACGCGTTTCGGACTGGCAATGCGGGCCGCGGGCTCCAACGGTCAGGCGACACGCGCCGTCGGTGCCAATGTATCCCTTCATATCGTCGCCACACTCGCAGTGTCCAATGCACTTGCAGCACTGACAGGCGCGATCTGGACGCAGTATTATGGATCCGTCGCTCTCACTGACGGCGTGGGATACATCGTGATCGGTCTGGCCTGCGTGCTCATTGGTGAGACGTTCCTGAAAAACCGCACCTTTGCCGTAAGACTGCTCAGCGCCATCCTCGGTGCCACCATCTATGAGCTCATCCGTTCGCTGCTCATGTACACCGGTCTTACGGGTGACTATTTCAAATTGATTTCGACCATCATTGTTCTCCTCGCGCTGCTCGTGCCTGACAGGGTGCGCGCGCTGCGTCAGCGAAGGATTGAACAGCGGAGTGCTGCCTGA
- a CDS encoding STAS domain-containing protein, whose translation MEIGRSVTGKHHTLQVKGKLDAYWSDALSTELENSVRSGATEIVLDLADVSFISSAGLRVLLLYLKQMRAINGVLRIDNPSDKVRNIFDLSGLTELLLRTSGDESARQDDPMEELEDGCGSFCLYPIHEEEPGQAAYYPAPSGSLSEYPSLKLPSTHFAFGIGSFGDVDAGVEQQFGEFLSAGGITVCLPTDERNHPDYMIEDGVFVPSISLYSGMVVEARFAKEIRFEASEERRGMSFSRLAQLALDQCGDHAGLLILAEAASLIGCSLRRSPVPDGFQWELPGLREQFAFTTEPSYPRSMVVLSAVVSRQELPYLRRLAPNRNVFGHAHAAVFSYRPLPAGQVDPVRFIRSLFDEEQTQTVLHLLYDARNTLSSNESEFVRGSMFVHPLEMPATSHQEEVSAITGEEIEP comes from the coding sequence GTGGAAATCGGACGCTCGGTTACCGGGAAGCATCATACCCTGCAGGTAAAAGGGAAGCTCGATGCGTACTGGTCTGATGCCCTGAGCACGGAACTTGAGAACAGCGTGCGCAGCGGAGCGACGGAGATCGTGCTCGACCTCGCTGATGTGAGCTTTATCAGTTCCGCCGGGTTGCGTGTGCTGTTGTTATACCTCAAGCAGATGCGCGCAATCAACGGCGTTCTCCGGATTGACAATCCTTCCGACAAGGTGCGCAATATTTTCGATCTCTCCGGATTGACGGAACTGCTGCTGCGGACCTCGGGGGACGAGAGTGCCCGCCAGGATGATCCAATGGAGGAGCTTGAGGACGGGTGTGGGTCGTTCTGCCTGTATCCAATCCATGAAGAAGAACCGGGCCAGGCAGCATATTATCCTGCGCCATCCGGCAGCCTGTCAGAATATCCCAGCCTTAAACTGCCATCCACCCATTTCGCTTTTGGCATTGGTTCGTTCGGCGACGTGGATGCTGGTGTCGAACAGCAGTTCGGGGAATTCCTTTCCGCTGGTGGTATTACCGTGTGTCTTCCGACGGATGAAAGAAATCATCCGGATTACATGATTGAAGATGGCGTGTTTGTCCCTTCCATTTCCCTTTACTCGGGCATGGTCGTGGAGGCGCGCTTTGCGAAGGAAATTCGCTTTGAAGCTTCGGAGGAACGACGAGGAATGTCGTTTTCCCGGCTTGCGCAGCTTGCCCTTGACCAGTGCGGCGACCATGCCGGACTGCTGATTCTCGCCGAGGCGGCTTCTTTGATCGGTTGTTCCCTTCGGCGCAGTCCTGTACCGGATGGATTTCAGTGGGAGCTCCCCGGCCTCCGCGAGCAGTTTGCGTTCACCACGGAGCCCTCATATCCGAGAAGCATGGTCGTGTTGTCGGCGGTGGTTTCCCGCCAGGAACTACCGTATCTCCGGCGTCTCGCGCCGAATCGGAATGTATTCGGGCACGCGCATGCCGCGGTCTTTTCATACCGTCCACTGCCGGCAGGACAGGTGGATCCTGTGCGCTTCATTCGTTCACTGTTCGACGAAGAGCAGACACAGACGGTGCTGCACCTGCTCTACGATGCCCGCAACACGCTCAGCAGTAATGAGAGTGAATTTGTCCGTGGTTCAATGTTCGTCCATCCACTGGAAATGCCGGCAACCTCGCATCAGGAAGAAGTTTCCGCTATCACAGGGGAGGAGATAGAACCATGA
- a CDS encoding ABC transporter substrate-binding protein: MMRRLAPVARRLGIVAVAALAMTMLWSCQKNEEGDTSKKVWKLSMIKYDELRQTRDAEAGFRSGLELAGLKEGEDYTIVMRNAQGDADAVLSLIDATAADGTDMIVSLQTPTLHTAVQRGEGLPLVFMVVANPFVISTVGRNDNDHLPYLTGVYTNTTFTAMMNYIKQVKPEINRIGTLFTQSELNATFYKSNLITAASDAGLQLETYGVSYKSSVPQATQSLIDLGVDAICQIEDNMTSATFPSIVRVAKENNIPVFSFVNEQAEQGSVIVVAPDYIQGARKAAEFAARIMRGEDPADIPFERIQKFDHIVNLKAAREFGVTVPQSIIDRADKVLDD; this comes from the coding sequence ATGATGCGGAGATTAGCTCCTGTCGCACGCAGGCTCGGAATCGTTGCGGTCGCAGCTCTGGCGATGACAATGCTCTGGTCCTGTCAGAAAAACGAGGAAGGCGACACCAGTAAAAAAGTCTGGAAACTCAGCATGATCAAGTATGACGAGCTTCGGCAGACGCGTGATGCGGAAGCCGGATTTCGCTCGGGACTCGAGCTGGCCGGCCTCAAGGAAGGTGAGGACTACACCATCGTCATGCGCAACGCCCAGGGGGATGCGGATGCTGTGCTCTCCCTCATCGATGCCACTGCTGCGGACGGGACCGATATGATCGTTTCGCTGCAGACGCCGACATTGCATACAGCCGTGCAGCGCGGCGAGGGATTGCCGCTGGTATTCATGGTTGTCGCCAACCCATTCGTCATTTCCACCGTGGGCAGGAACGACAACGACCACCTGCCGTACCTGACCGGGGTGTACACCAATACGACCTTCACGGCAATGATGAACTACATCAAGCAGGTGAAACCTGAAATCAACCGTATCGGGACACTGTTTACGCAGTCGGAACTCAATGCGACCTTCTACAAGAGCAACCTCATTACCGCTGCGTCGGATGCGGGCCTGCAGCTCGAGACGTACGGTGTCAGCTACAAGTCTTCCGTGCCGCAGGCAACACAGTCGCTGATCGATCTCGGTGTCGATGCCATCTGCCAGATCGAGGATAACATGACAAGTGCCACGTTCCCGAGTATTGTGCGTGTCGCCAAGGAAAACAACATCCCCGTGTTCTCGTTTGTCAACGAGCAGGCAGAGCAGGGTTCAGTCATCGTCGTCGCTCCGGATTATATCCAGGGCGCGCGCAAGGCCGCTGAGTTCGCGGCTCGGATTATGCGCGGGGAGGATCCCGCGGATATTCCCTTCGAACGCATTCAGAAGTTTGATCACATCGTCAACCTGAAAGCCGCCAGGGAGTTCGGAGTGACGGTACCGCAAAGTATTATTGACCGGGCCGACAAGGTCCTGGACGACTAG
- a CDS encoding SpoIIE family protein phosphatase, producing the protein MVTHILVVDDEPDLELLIRQRFRRKIRDGEYNFYFAANGRDALDLAGKTPQLDVVLCDINMPVMDGLTFLSNAAKLEEADFKTVIVSAYGDMQNIRTAMNRGAFDFVTKPIDFEDLELTIEKTMGQVSALREARHAKEKLLRLNRELELANRVQQEIIPKVFPPFPEHSEFSLFASMRPASSVGGDFYDFFKINDSQLGIAIADVSGKGVPAALIMAASRSLLKSEALDGTSPAACLTHVNKSLCAENISSMFVSLFYGVLDFRSGQFTYSSAGHNHPYRIHSGSVSQLDPVRGTVLGVDAGMQYLENTVSFLPRERLIIYTDGIVEAFGEDREEYSDERFCALLEKHADAAVENLVEYIMEDVSRHAGDTEQSDDMTVLALEYLGPKTD; encoded by the coding sequence ATCGTGACGCATATTCTGGTTGTCGATGACGAACCGGATCTTGAACTGCTTATACGCCAGCGCTTTCGCAGGAAGATCCGGGATGGCGAGTATAACTTCTATTTCGCCGCCAACGGGAGGGATGCACTTGATCTTGCTGGCAAGACTCCGCAGCTCGATGTGGTGCTCTGCGATATCAATATGCCGGTCATGGACGGTCTGACCTTCCTTTCCAACGCTGCCAAGCTTGAGGAGGCCGACTTTAAAACTGTCATCGTTTCGGCATACGGTGATATGCAGAACATCCGTACGGCGATGAACCGCGGTGCGTTCGATTTCGTGACCAAGCCGATTGATTTCGAGGATCTCGAACTCACCATAGAGAAAACCATGGGACAGGTTTCCGCACTGCGTGAAGCCCGGCATGCAAAGGAAAAATTACTGCGTCTGAATCGCGAACTCGAGCTCGCCAACCGGGTGCAGCAGGAAATTATCCCGAAGGTGTTTCCGCCATTTCCGGAGCACAGCGAGTTTTCCCTGTTTGCCTCGATGCGTCCCGCATCAAGTGTGGGCGGTGATTTCTACGATTTTTTCAAGATCAATGATTCGCAGCTGGGGATCGCGATTGCCGACGTGTCAGGGAAGGGTGTGCCGGCCGCGCTTATCATGGCCGCGAGCCGGAGTCTGCTCAAATCCGAGGCTCTTGATGGGACGTCACCCGCAGCCTGCCTGACGCATGTCAACAAATCGCTCTGTGCGGAGAACATTTCTTCGATGTTCGTTTCCCTGTTTTATGGTGTTCTTGATTTCCGCTCGGGGCAGTTTACCTACAGCAGCGCGGGTCACAACCATCCCTACCGGATTCATTCTGGTTCCGTTTCGCAGCTCGATCCCGTACGTGGCACCGTGCTCGGTGTGGATGCGGGGATGCAGTACCTCGAGAACACCGTGAGTTTCTTACCGCGCGAACGGCTTATCATCTATACCGACGGTATCGTCGAAGCCTTCGGCGAAGACCGTGAAGAGTACTCCGATGAACGCTTCTGTGCGCTGCTCGAAAAGCATGCGGATGCGGCGGTTGAAAACCTGGTTGAATACATCATGGAGGATGTATCCCGGCATGCCGGTGATACTGAACAATCTGACGATATGACAGTGCTTGCGCTGGAGTATCTCGGACCGAAAACCGATTAA